The Ornithinimicrobium faecis region CGGGGTGGGCTCGAGCGGGGTGGGTTGCTCCAGGGTCACTGCAGCTCGGGAGCGCCGGCGACATCGGCGAGCCACTCGGTGGCCAGGTCGTCGAGGGTCCCATCCTCGCGGAGGGCGTCGACGGCCTGCGTCGCGCAGTCGGTGAGCGGGCTGTCGAGGTCGAGGACGAAGCCCAGCTGCTCGGCGTCGCCCGTCAGCGGCAACTGACCAACGATGACGCCACCCTCGATCTCCACCGCCGTCAGATAGAAAGCGGTCGGCAGGTCCACCACGATGGCGTCCACCTGGCCGTTGTCGAGGGCGAGCTTGGCCTCCTCGTTGCTGTTGAAGATCAGCGGGTCGTTGCTCGGGTCGATCGACTCCTCGATCGAGGCCAGGCTCGTGGTCCCGACCTGGGCTCCCAGCAGGCTGTCCTTGAGGTCGGCCAGGCTCGCGGCATCGGCCGCTCCCGCGCCCTCTTTGGACACCACGGCCTGGCGCACGTCGTAGTAGCCGGAGGTGAAGTCGACGGCCCCCGCGCGCTCCGGCGTGATCGAGAACTGGTTGATCGCGAGGTCAAAGTTCTTCGGCCCCGGAGCGATGGTCGCCTCGAACGGGTTGCGCACCCACTCGACCGCGTCGGCCTCGTAGCCGAGCTGCTCGGCCACGGCATAGGACACGGCCGCCTCGTAGCCCTCGGCGTTGGCGGGGTCGTTGTCGACCATCCACGGCTCGAAGGCTGGCTCGGACGTGCTGAGCGTGAGCGTGCCCGCGGTGACGGTCTCCAGCGAGTCGGGCGAGCAGGCTCCGGCCGCGTCCTCGCTGCCACCGCTGGCGGCCGAGTCGTCGCCGTCCGCGCTGTCACCGGCAGCGTCGGCACCAGCCGTCGCGTCGTCGCTGGCCGGCTCTTCCTCGTCGCCGCCGCAGGCAGTGAGCAGCAGGGCCGCAGCCGAGAGGGTGGCCAGGAGGCGGAGTTGGGTTCGGGCCATGTGGTGCTCCAAGGGGTGCGGAGGAGTATGCCGCCCGGTCGGCTCGGGCGTGAGGGCAAGCGTAGTCCTGTGCCCCTACTCGCAGACGATGCCGTCCTTGTCGGCGTCGCGATACCAGTCGTACTCGGGGTCCGTGCCCTGGTGGTAGGGGCCGAGGCCGGCGGCCTTGGCGGACTTGCACGTCTTGTGCCGTGGATCGGTGCTGGTGCCCTCCACCGGAGCAGGCGGTGCCATGATCGGCGCCGGTGCGGTCGCTGGCGGGGCGGCCACCGGCTCCGGTGTGGGAGTCGGCTCCGGGGACGGCTCGGGCTCCGGTGCGGCAGCGAGCTCGGGCCGCAGCTGCGCATGCTGTGCCTCGGGCAACGGCTCGTCGGGGCAGCTGGTCAGGATCCGCTCCATGGCGTCGAACTCTGCCTGGGTGACCCACAGTGCGTAGTCGTGCTTGACCGCGACCTGCCGGGCCACGAACTCGCAGCGGAAACTCTTGTCCGGCGGGAGCCAGGTCGCTGTGTCGCCGGCACCCTTCTGGGCATTGAGCCTGCCCTCGACCGCGAGCAGGTTGAGCGGGTCGTTGCCAAAGGTGCGCAGGGTGTCCTCGTCCCAGGCCTGCGCACCCTTCTGCCAGGCGTCCGAGAGTGCGACGACGTGGTCGATCTCGATCGAGCCACCGGTGCTGTCACGCACAAAGTCAATGGTCTCCCCGGAGTAGGGGCTGGTCAGCGTGCCGGAGAGAGCGACGCACCCCTGAGTGCCCGCCTTGGTGACC contains the following coding sequences:
- a CDS encoding transporter substrate-binding domain-containing protein, translating into MARTQLRLLATLSAAALLLTACGGDEEEPASDDATAGADAAGDSADGDDSAASGGSEDAAGACSPDSLETVTAGTLTLSTSEPAFEPWMVDNDPANAEGYEAAVSYAVAEQLGYEADAVEWVRNPFEATIAPGPKNFDLAINQFSITPERAGAVDFTSGYYDVRQAVVSKEGAGAADAASLADLKDSLLGAQVGTTSLASIEESIDPSNDPLIFNSNEEAKLALDNGQVDAIVVDLPTAFYLTAVEIEGGVIVGQLPLTGDAEQLGFVLDLDSPLTDCATQAVDALREDGTLDDLATEWLADVAGAPELQ
- a CDS encoding GmrSD restriction endonuclease domain-containing protein; translation: MRKTTRPYPAQPRRRSRRKGGAIAIIAVIAALAYGANLDEDAQPVVEAAPVQTTRETSATPEPTAEPPTAPTSESEPTQESAPSPTTEATPTTEPDTVEPEIATAEVVEAEPALAAAPGTALATLADLEIKGRAATTGYDRDLFQYRSHDLDRNGCDARNDILRRDLADLVTKAGTQGCVALSGTLTSPYSGETIDFVRDSTGGSIEIDHVVALSDAWQKGAQAWDEDTLRTFGNDPLNLLAVEGRLNAQKGAGDTATWLPPDKSFRCEFVARQVAVKHDYALWVTQAEFDAMERILTSCPDEPLPEAQHAQLRPELAAAPEPEPSPEPTPTPEPVAAPPATAPAPIMAPPAPVEGTSTDPRHKTCKSAKAAGLGPYHQGTDPEYDWYRDADKDGIVCE